A window from Chitinophaga filiformis encodes these proteins:
- a CDS encoding amino acid adenylation domain-containing protein codes for MHDTALSKKYITDYWVAKVLPGENNIVPAEHARKHARYDHIISGKDIQYIVSRTKGNPLSEFVIYHSLYHSLLRKYFPAYQNIIVTPDIEHGSFCALKERYLYFKTVTANDNTLRDITGLVKTELQEVLKFKDYDPAVLEQRLAGLGRSLAGNLQYGFSFSPIHPYADLLQVDRIGMHIAVNDQHDLHITLTSDVRDVAPFIADQFLQHFGALLTNLEQHINTRYDQLSLLSDAERNTILVEFNKTQYPFPEEKTIVDIFEEQVLKTPNATALVYKDKVYTYASLNNAANKLAHYFKTHFSIQPEEIIGLMIPKSDITVIGILAILKAGATYLPIATDYPAHRIRYIIGDSKVKLLLTLSGIEMDAADAGITRINYDLIDLRQEPEQNLDISIRPVHLAYIIYTSGSTGHPKGVMIAHRSNVNMSLDQIRIFSVTQHDKVLLFAPLSFDASISEVFMALYCGAAIIVPDEKMIKDKDVLIRYMKAKEVSVVTFPPSFLDLLSEDDIEGLRCIITAGEAARPAKAVATARKVAYFNAYGPTECAVCVSTYRVGDKDQDSVNIPIGKPIANLSVYILDDSLQPVPIGIIGKIYVAGVGLAREYLGKPEISREKFIANPFAAGERMYDTGDMGRWLKDGNIEFYGRADDQVKIRGHRIEPGEVEDALFRVSKAITQAAVMARTVKGEISLVAYYVSSELIDKAWLRQELMKLLPDYMIPSFFVKIKALPLTPNGKVDKKALPDVSGQDVIRKAYSAPETETEQHLAAIWQEILGLGQVGVTDNFFELGGNSLMITRVGSAIRNDFSIDIPVSTLFANPTIRLLGHYIKQHAVKAVLPHILPQERPEKIPLSFSQERLWLIHQLEGSLSYHLPVVLQLQGKLEKALLEKAFLDLIERHEILRTVIRSEKGEAFQEIITAGNWQLQYIPAFKGAYDTLVEEALQKPFDLAKDYLIRVCLLAISEQEHILIIVMHHMIADGWSMPIFVRELIEYYQAEKEQRIPALQPLAVQYRDYAVWQRKYYSGSLLDGKLAYWKDRLNGMKPLSLPADAERYGARGEGGNTLYFSIEKELTQQLKDLSARENVTLFMTLLTAFKILLYRYSGHEDIAVGIPVANRGQLEIGPLIGFFVNTIVLRSSLDGQISFREMLAKVKETTLEAYNFQDVPFEKVVGNLERDRNFNQADLFQVLFALQNNERVDKWTTGDINFSLLPFVQKTCRFDLAFNITEEAQGLQVAIQYSTELFLSETIDRLFAHYRTLLHDVVRRPEGKSAELTILTKEEQQQLRFTFNNFQNNYPREQTIVTLFEEQALRVPDATAIVFGDRSLTYRKVKEASDRLAHRLVDQGVKKGDMVIICLDDAMEMMLAGILGIMKAGAAYVPVDTDYPAERIDYIIADTQASVAVSNKACTALNHHASLQVLRIDDEVTWDIPAGSPALSLAPDDTLYVIYTSGSTGQPKGVMVTHRNVVDYTFGIFSKTTIKSNGTFGLMSTISTDLGNTVIFSAMLSGGSLHLFPKEMLTNPGRLHQYFKDHIVDCIKIVPSYWKTLETDGALLLPARMIIFGGEELSGAIVRAIHKAAPGLTIINHYGPTETTIGKLLHVVEPGRNYGSVPVGQVFSNSQAYIVDSNFSLCPVGVWGELLIGGDGVAKGYLNREELTRERFIDNIFSGSGRLYRTGDSVRRLADGNIVFKGRIDSQVKIRGYRVEPGEIETVIQKHNGIRQCAVLAKQDVLGNNQLVAYIVTTPHYTRDALHSFLKACLPAYMIPSLYIELEKIPLTSNGKIDRRALPEPQEIHSAASAAVPPRNELERQLVAIWQDLLGRQQIGVTDNFFELGGNSLIAIRLINRIDRQLNRTIGLKDIFNNFDIQGLAAVIEKQKEDGHLVIPKALERNDYELSPNQRRLWMAAQVPGNEASYNISGGLMIEGEVSIPILEQAFRHLVQRHESLRTIFIIDGAGLPRQKILATGLTNFEFASSNEMFSDAAVQQLINRENSIPFELYDQQLFRLKVLALQENKYLLMLIMHHIISDGWSMELLIREWIAVYYALSAGKEPILPFIHLQYRDFSEWENSFLRSEAFENTIAYWKRRLDGEMPVLHLPLSNGRSATTSSAGKGFVFSVDLSLYEAVKELAVEKRTSLFSVLLTAFNVLLYHVSHQRQIMLGTSVAGRRHSDLEPVVGFFVNTIVLKTSIDPSEKFATLLERSSKELLEDFAHQDMPFEELVNHLSYERQPGLNPFFQARFVLNNDGDDAFRKLEQEQLKVARVVPGEINSKFDLSLVMRSGQKQLSGTVEYRSALFKEEVIQLIVAAYIQCLEAVTKDPDSTVSDLDTYTPAYKKQMVDHKKGLQQDLLKKMQHFNKAKIK; via the coding sequence ATGCACGATACAGCGCTTTCAAAGAAATACATCACAGACTACTGGGTAGCAAAGGTCTTACCCGGTGAAAATAATATAGTACCTGCAGAACATGCCCGGAAGCACGCGCGCTATGATCACATCATCAGCGGGAAGGACATTCAGTATATTGTTTCCAGGACAAAAGGCAACCCCCTGTCGGAGTTTGTAATATATCATTCATTATATCATTCACTACTGAGGAAATATTTTCCGGCGTATCAGAACATTATTGTAACCCCCGACATTGAACATGGATCTTTCTGCGCCTTAAAAGAGCGCTATTTGTATTTCAAAACAGTTACTGCAAATGATAATACGCTCAGGGACATTACAGGACTGGTCAAGACAGAACTGCAGGAAGTGCTGAAGTTTAAGGACTATGATCCTGCCGTCCTGGAACAACGGCTGGCAGGACTTGGTCGATCATTGGCAGGCAACTTGCAGTACGGTTTTTCTTTTAGCCCTATCCATCCATATGCCGATCTGCTCCAGGTAGATAGGATCGGGATGCACATCGCGGTGAATGATCAGCATGACCTGCATATAACACTGACAAGCGACGTACGGGATGTAGCGCCTTTTATAGCAGACCAGTTTCTGCAACATTTCGGTGCATTGCTTACAAACCTCGAACAGCATATCAACACCAGGTACGATCAGCTGAGTTTATTATCTGATGCCGAACGGAATACCATCCTGGTTGAATTTAATAAAACGCAATATCCTTTTCCCGAAGAGAAAACAATAGTAGACATCTTTGAAGAGCAGGTGTTGAAAACTCCCAATGCAACCGCACTTGTTTATAAGGATAAAGTATATACCTATGCTTCTCTGAACAACGCTGCCAATAAACTGGCGCATTACTTCAAGACGCATTTTTCAATTCAGCCGGAGGAGATCATTGGATTAATGATACCTAAGTCTGATATAACCGTTATAGGAATATTAGCTATTCTGAAAGCAGGGGCAACCTATTTACCCATAGCCACAGATTACCCCGCACATCGTATCAGGTATATCATCGGTGACAGCAAGGTGAAACTATTGCTGACCCTTTCGGGAATTGAAATGGATGCAGCTGATGCTGGTATTACAAGGATAAATTATGACCTTATCGATCTCCGGCAGGAGCCTGAGCAAAACCTGGACATAAGCATCAGGCCCGTCCACCTTGCTTATATTATATACACATCAGGTTCAACCGGCCACCCCAAGGGGGTAATGATCGCACACCGGAGCAATGTAAATATGTCGCTGGACCAGATCCGCATATTTTCTGTAACGCAGCACGACAAGGTATTGTTATTCGCTCCGCTTTCTTTCGATGCATCAATCTCTGAGGTCTTTATGGCCCTGTATTGCGGCGCAGCGATCATAGTACCGGATGAGAAGATGATAAAGGATAAGGATGTCCTGATCCGTTATATGAAGGCAAAGGAAGTCAGTGTGGTTACTTTTCCCCCGAGCTTCCTGGATTTGCTGAGTGAAGACGATATAGAGGGCCTCAGGTGTATCATTACCGCTGGTGAGGCTGCCCGTCCGGCTAAAGCAGTTGCCACTGCACGTAAGGTGGCTTATTTTAACGCTTATGGACCTACAGAATGTGCAGTATGTGTTTCTACCTATCGGGTCGGTGATAAGGACCAGGATAGTGTGAACATTCCGATAGGGAAGCCCATTGCAAATCTTTCAGTATATATTCTTGATGACAGCCTGCAACCGGTACCTATCGGTATCATTGGAAAGATATATGTGGCCGGGGTGGGCCTGGCCAGGGAGTACCTGGGTAAACCTGAGATCAGCCGTGAGAAATTCATTGCCAACCCCTTTGCAGCGGGGGAAAGGATGTATGATACCGGCGATATGGGAAGATGGTTAAAGGATGGCAACATTGAATTTTACGGAAGAGCGGATGACCAGGTGAAAATAAGAGGCCACCGTATAGAGCCGGGAGAAGTTGAGGATGCGCTTTTCCGGGTTTCAAAGGCTATCACCCAGGCGGCTGTGATGGCCCGTACGGTAAAAGGAGAGATTTCGCTGGTAGCGTATTACGTTTCTTCAGAGCTCATTGATAAAGCCTGGTTAAGGCAGGAGCTCATGAAGCTGCTGCCGGACTATATGATCCCCTCTTTTTTTGTGAAGATCAAAGCGCTGCCGCTTACCCCCAATGGAAAAGTAGATAAAAAGGCTTTGCCGGATGTAAGCGGTCAGGATGTTATCAGGAAGGCCTATAGCGCTCCTGAAACGGAAACAGAACAACATTTGGCTGCTATCTGGCAGGAAATACTGGGCCTGGGGCAGGTGGGCGTTACCGACAATTTTTTTGAACTGGGAGGAAATTCCCTGATGATCACCCGTGTAGGATCGGCTATCAGGAATGACTTCTCAATAGATATACCTGTCAGTACCTTATTTGCAAATCCAACCATCAGGCTTTTAGGGCATTATATAAAGCAGCATGCTGTTAAGGCTGTGCTTCCCCATATCCTGCCGCAGGAACGTCCGGAAAAGATACCATTGTCTTTTTCACAGGAGCGCCTATGGTTGATCCATCAGCTGGAAGGTAGCCTTTCATATCACTTACCGGTCGTACTGCAGCTACAAGGAAAACTGGAAAAGGCCCTGCTTGAAAAAGCGTTTCTTGATTTGATAGAAAGACATGAAATACTGAGAACGGTGATCAGGTCAGAGAAAGGTGAGGCCTTCCAGGAGATAATAACAGCAGGTAACTGGCAGTTGCAATATATCCCGGCGTTTAAAGGCGCTTATGACACGCTTGTGGAAGAAGCGCTGCAAAAGCCTTTTGATCTCGCAAAGGACTATTTAATCCGTGTTTGCCTTTTGGCCATATCTGAACAGGAGCACATCCTGATCATTGTGATGCATCACATGATAGCAGATGGATGGTCCATGCCAATATTTGTACGGGAGCTGATTGAATACTACCAGGCTGAGAAAGAACAACGCATTCCGGCGCTGCAGCCGCTGGCGGTTCAATACCGGGACTATGCAGTATGGCAGCGGAAATACTATTCAGGATCGCTTTTGGATGGGAAGCTCGCTTACTGGAAGGATAGATTGAATGGAATGAAACCCTTGTCTCTTCCTGCTGATGCTGAAAGATATGGTGCAAGAGGAGAAGGAGGAAATACACTTTACTTCAGCATTGAAAAGGAGCTGACCCAACAACTGAAAGATCTGTCAGCGAGAGAGAATGTAACTCTTTTTATGACCCTGCTCACAGCTTTTAAAATATTACTATACCGCTATTCCGGCCATGAAGATATTGCAGTGGGCATTCCTGTAGCCAACCGTGGCCAACTGGAGATCGGGCCCCTGATCGGTTTTTTTGTAAATACGATTGTATTGCGCAGTAGCCTGGATGGACAAATTTCTTTCAGGGAAATGCTGGCCAAAGTGAAGGAAACTACACTGGAAGCATATAATTTCCAGGATGTGCCTTTTGAAAAAGTAGTTGGTAATCTGGAAAGAGACAGGAACTTTAACCAGGCAGACCTTTTCCAGGTATTGTTCGCACTGCAGAACAATGAGCGGGTAGACAAATGGACAACAGGAGATATCAATTTTTCTTTATTGCCTTTTGTGCAAAAGACCTGTCGCTTCGACCTGGCATTTAATATAACAGAAGAAGCACAGGGATTACAGGTTGCCATCCAATACAGTACTGAACTATTCCTGTCAGAAACGATAGACCGCCTTTTTGCGCATTACAGGACTTTGCTGCATGATGTTGTACGGCGTCCTGAAGGGAAATCAGCGGAGCTTACCATCCTTACAAAGGAAGAGCAGCAACAGCTTCGCTTCACGTTTAACAACTTTCAAAACAACTATCCGCGGGAGCAGACCATCGTCACATTATTTGAAGAGCAGGCCCTCCGCGTTCCTGATGCAACTGCTATTGTGTTTGGAGACAGATCGCTTACCTACCGCAAGGTAAAGGAAGCTTCCGACAGGCTTGCACATCGCCTGGTGGATCAAGGCGTTAAAAAAGGTGATATGGTGATCATCTGCCTGGATGATGCCATGGAGATGATGCTGGCAGGCATTTTAGGAATAATGAAGGCCGGTGCTGCATATGTACCTGTAGATACGGATTATCCTGCCGAAAGGATTGATTATATCATTGCAGATACGCAGGCCAGCGTGGCCGTAAGTAATAAGGCATGTACTGCATTGAACCATCATGCATCGTTGCAGGTGCTACGGATAGATGATGAAGTAACCTGGGATATACCTGCCGGGTCGCCGGCACTTAGTTTGGCGCCGGATGATACCCTTTATGTCATCTATACCTCAGGTTCCACCGGCCAGCCCAAGGGCGTGATGGTCACGCACCGCAACGTAGTGGACTATACCTTTGGGATTTTTTCCAAAACAACCATTAAGTCCAACGGCACTTTTGGATTGATGTCTACGATCTCCACTGATCTTGGAAACACAGTCATATTCAGCGCCATGCTTTCAGGAGGCAGTCTTCACTTGTTCCCGAAAGAGATGCTGACAAATCCGGGACGTCTCCATCAATATTTTAAAGACCATATTGTTGATTGTATCAAGATAGTACCTTCTTACTGGAAGACGCTTGAAACAGATGGAGCATTGCTGTTGCCCGCCCGGATGATCATATTTGGCGGGGAGGAGTTGAGTGGTGCGATCGTAAGGGCCATTCATAAAGCTGCACCCGGATTGACGATCATTAATCACTACGGGCCTACGGAGACAACCATCGGTAAATTGCTGCACGTAGTGGAACCCGGCAGGAATTACGGGTCAGTGCCGGTCGGACAGGTATTTTCAAACAGCCAGGCATATATAGTCGATAGCAACTTTTCGCTATGCCCGGTTGGCGTGTGGGGTGAGCTTTTAATAGGGGGCGATGGCGTAGCAAAAGGATATCTTAACAGGGAGGAGCTAACCCGGGAGCGGTTTATTGACAATATATTCAGCGGGAGCGGAAGGCTTTATCGTACTGGTGATAGCGTACGAAGGTTGGCCGACGGAAACATAGTGTTTAAGGGCCGCATTGATTCCCAGGTCAAAATAAGAGGTTACAGGGTGGAACCCGGAGAAATAGAAACTGTCATTCAGAAGCATAATGGTATCAGGCAATGTGCAGTGCTCGCAAAGCAGGATGTATTGGGGAATAATCAGCTGGTGGCCTATATAGTCACAACGCCCCACTATACGAGAGACGCGCTTCATTCCTTCCTGAAAGCGTGCTTACCCGCTTATATGATCCCTTCCCTGTACATAGAGTTGGAAAAAATACCACTCACATCTAATGGAAAGATTGATCGGCGTGCCTTGCCGGAACCGCAGGAAATACATAGCGCTGCTTCAGCAGCTGTACCTCCGCGTAATGAACTGGAACGGCAACTTGTAGCAATATGGCAGGATTTGCTGGGACGACAGCAGATAGGTGTGACCGACAATTTTTTTGAACTGGGCGGTAACAGTCTTATTGCCATCCGTTTGATCAACAGGATCGACCGGCAGTTGAACAGGACAATCGGATTGAAGGACATCTTCAATAATTTTGATATTCAGGGGCTGGCCGCTGTTATTGAGAAGCAGAAAGAAGATGGGCACCTGGTCATTCCAAAAGCATTGGAAAGGAACGATTATGAATTGTCTCCCAATCAAAGAAGGTTATGGATGGCTGCCCAGGTGCCGGGCAACGAAGCGTCATACAACATCTCAGGAGGATTAATGATAGAAGGCGAGGTGTCGATCCCCATATTGGAGCAGGCCTTCCGGCATCTTGTGCAACGGCATGAAAGTCTCAGGACCATTTTTATTATAGATGGAGCAGGACTGCCAAGGCAAAAAATATTGGCCACAGGGCTGACTAACTTTGAATTCGCATCATCCAATGAAATGTTTTCTGACGCGGCCGTACAGCAATTGATAAACAGGGAAAACAGTATTCCCTTTGAGCTTTATGATCAGCAGTTGTTTCGCTTGAAAGTACTGGCATTGCAGGAGAATAAGTATTTGTTGATGTTGATCATGCATCACATTATCAGCGATGGCTGGTCAATGGAACTACTTATCCGGGAGTGGATAGCAGTGTATTATGCGTTAAGCGCCGGGAAGGAGCCCATACTTCCATTTATTCATCTCCAATACCGCGATTTCTCAGAATGGGAAAATAGTTTTCTCCGCAGTGAGGCATTCGAAAACACAATCGCATATTGGAAGAGAAGACTGGATGGTGAGATGCCGGTTTTACATTTGCCGCTGTCCAATGGCAGGTCGGCCACTACATCTTCTGCAGGTAAAGGGTTTGTTTTTTCGGTAGATCTGTCATTGTATGAAGCTGTAAAGGAACTGGCTGTTGAAAAACGGACCTCCTTATTCTCCGTCTTACTGACAGCATTTAATGTATTGTTGTACCATGTCAGCCACCAGCGGCAAATTATGCTGGGTACCTCTGTTGCCGGTCGCAGGCACAGTGACCTGGAACCCGTGGTCGGTTTTTTTGTCAATACGATCGTCTTGAAGACATCGATAGATCCATCAGAGAAATTTGCCACCCTGCTGGAACGCAGCAGTAAAGAGTTGCTGGAAGATTTTGCCCACCAGGATATGCCGTTTGAAGAATTGGTTAATCATCTGTCCTATGAAAGGCAGCCCGGCCTTAATCCTTTTTTTCAGGCCAGGTTCGTACTGAATAATGACGGTGATGACGCTTTCCGTAAACTGGAGCAGGAACAATTGAAGGTGGCAAGGGTAGTGCCCGGGGAGATCAATTCTAAGTTTGACCTGAGCCTGGTGATGAGGTCTGGACAGAAACAGTTGTCGGGCACCGTGGAATACCGCTCGGCGCTTTTTAAGGAGGAGGTCATCCAATTAATTGTGGCAGCTTATATCCAATGTCTTGAAGCCGTAACGAAAGATCCGGATAGCACTGTTAGCGATCTTGATACTTATACCCCTGCATATAAGAAACAAATGGTTGACCACAAAAAAGGATTACAGCAGGACCTGCTTAAGAAAATGCAACATTTCAATAAGGCTAAAATCAAATAA
- a CDS encoding class II aldolase/adducin family protein: MAVNKNSLEGLLSTKPKVFVPKSSIEDSERKSIGNEYTKITVLECKKPGLTLNKWITDNLDYVKSVFEEGRIVLFRGFKPLEDRRQFSDIARAVSGSELLNYTEPSTPRTQLEAKVYTSTEFPQEHAIVQHNEHSYSDHWAGKIFFYCEQPAAEGGQTPVCDSRAVYRLLDEGTRRKFEEHGVLYVRNFTNEMDISWKQFFQTENKEEVEQYCKKRGIQLEWKGDGQLRTMQLAQGVLLHPVLGEKVWFNQAHLFHYTNLQKEVYEYLLEEYGEEQLPRNAYYGDHSAIPVDTLTAIKAAYYKAAFSFDWQEGDLIMLDNMLYSHGRAPFKGSRSILVAMTEEHANQFKQADKGLLVDQQAVADSRMRTASHYVNRLNTESSEAALKYKLSVANRIMAALHLEEGGISGHISFKVPGKEGLFWVNPFGMLSEEVTPDNLIMVNEDGIIVDGDHPVNVAGFCIHATIHKMYPELNCIVHTHSPWGTVFSALNSLIEPVDQNCCMFFENLALYNEYNGPVNEVEDSMKLARALNGKSAAILANHGAITCGESIETAVMYMVALERACRINILCRQTGPFSLIDAEVARTTKEWIANPIGFKIEFDALQRKVERLYPELTQYKRI; encoded by the coding sequence ATGGCGGTAAACAAAAATAGTTTAGAGGGTTTGTTAAGTACCAAACCAAAAGTATTCGTACCGAAAAGTAGTATTGAAGACAGTGAAAGGAAAAGCATAGGAAATGAATATACAAAGATCACTGTGCTGGAATGCAAAAAGCCGGGTCTTACGCTCAACAAATGGATCACTGATAATCTTGATTATGTAAAAAGCGTATTTGAGGAAGGGCGAATAGTACTGTTCAGGGGCTTTAAGCCCCTGGAGGACAGGCGGCAATTCTCCGATATTGCCCGCGCTGTTTCGGGGAGTGAACTGCTGAATTATACAGAACCCTCCACACCCAGAACACAATTGGAAGCGAAGGTATATACTTCCACAGAGTTCCCTCAGGAGCATGCCATAGTACAGCATAATGAGCATTCATACAGTGACCATTGGGCAGGGAAGATATTCTTCTATTGCGAGCAGCCTGCAGCAGAAGGTGGACAAACACCTGTATGTGACAGCCGCGCCGTGTATCGCCTTCTTGATGAGGGAACAAGGAGGAAATTTGAAGAACATGGGGTATTGTATGTACGGAATTTCACTAATGAAATGGACATCAGCTGGAAGCAATTCTTCCAGACTGAGAATAAGGAAGAGGTAGAACAATACTGCAAAAAGAGAGGGATACAGCTGGAGTGGAAAGGGGACGGGCAGTTAAGGACCATGCAGCTGGCACAGGGAGTGCTGCTGCATCCTGTACTTGGGGAAAAGGTCTGGTTTAACCAGGCGCACCTCTTTCATTACACCAACCTGCAAAAGGAGGTATATGAATACCTGTTAGAGGAATACGGAGAAGAACAGCTTCCGAGGAATGCTTACTACGGTGATCATAGTGCTATACCAGTCGATACATTGACAGCGATAAAGGCTGCCTATTATAAAGCCGCCTTTTCATTCGACTGGCAGGAGGGTGACCTGATCATGCTCGATAATATGCTTTACTCTCATGGGCGTGCTCCCTTCAAGGGTAGCCGCAGCATCCTTGTAGCTATGACGGAAGAACATGCTAACCAGTTTAAACAAGCGGATAAGGGTTTATTGGTAGATCAGCAGGCAGTAGCAGATTCCAGGATGAGGACCGCCTCACATTATGTGAACAGGTTAAATACAGAGAGCAGTGAAGCAGCGTTAAAATACAAGCTTTCCGTAGCCAACAGGATCATGGCAGCCCTGCACCTGGAAGAAGGTGGTATCAGTGGTCATATCAGTTTTAAAGTACCGGGTAAGGAAGGCCTCTTTTGGGTGAACCCATTCGGCATGCTGTCTGAAGAAGTGACACCGGATAACCTGATTATGGTAAATGAAGATGGTATTATTGTAGACGGTGACCACCCGGTCAACGTAGCTGGTTTCTGCATACATGCTACTATCCATAAAATGTACCCGGAACTGAACTGTATTGTGCATACGCATTCTCCCTGGGGAACGGTCTTTTCCGCGCTGAACAGCCTTATAGAACCGGTAGACCAGAACTGCTGTATGTTTTTCGAGAACCTGGCCCTTTATAATGAATACAATGGCCCTGTCAACGAAGTGGAAGATTCCATGAAGCTGGCCAGGGCATTGAATGGCAAGAGCGCCGCGATCCTGGCCAATCATGGCGCCATTACCTGTGGGGAAAGCATTGAAACGGCTGTTATGTATATGGTGGCGCTCGAAAGGGCTTGCAGGATAAATATCCTGTGCCGGCAAACCGGCCCTTTCAGCCTGATAGATGCTGAGGTGGCACGTACAACAAAAGAATGGATTGCCAATCCCATAGGTTTTAAAATTGAATTTGATGCCCTGCAACGTAAAGTAGAGCGTCTCTACCCCGAGTTAACCCAATATAAGCGAATATGA
- a CDS encoding serine hydrolase domain-containing protein, translating to MKTRKIVSLCLLTLLISGLIVLVIYCNKILPIVNGYSAKMMCSEVFIGGRSPADVSQQDLRSFPLSLSTCQVNYKDSSVTASVWGLYSRKAFFVSGRGATLVSELSENDIRRQAFSLPLRPLTDRHDIAWPLGDKVADTIPPNVDTAKIREAVDFLFAEQNTKRLKKTRAVLVVYKGQIIAERYAPGFTSSSRLLGWSMAKSVTSAVIGLLVKKGLVNPDTCVAINEWNNEKDTRHAITVKNLLQQCSGLSFEESYSKSADATIMLYQKADMGAYAAHLPLATTPGTKFSYTSGNANILSDLIRKVVGIHDYHALPYRELFYKLGMYNTVWETDASGTYVGSSYIYASARDWARFGLLYLNKGYFNDEQILPASWIAQSVTPAAAQNFDRYGYLFWLNTGKKKGAANRAYPHAPDDMYYANGFQGQNVFIIPSKDLVIVRMGLTVAGGYRADQSLNMILQAIH from the coding sequence ATGAAAACCAGGAAAATAGTCTCTTTATGCCTTCTGACCTTATTGATCTCCGGACTAATTGTCCTGGTGATCTATTGTAATAAGATCCTGCCTATTGTGAATGGCTATAGCGCAAAGATGATGTGCTCTGAAGTATTTATCGGAGGACGGTCGCCTGCAGATGTATCCCAACAAGACCTGCGCTCATTTCCGCTGAGCCTCAGCACCTGTCAGGTTAATTATAAAGATTCATCGGTGACTGCATCCGTATGGGGACTGTACAGCCGGAAAGCCTTCTTCGTTTCGGGGCGCGGTGCTACACTTGTCAGTGAGCTGAGCGAAAATGATATCCGCAGGCAGGCATTTAGCCTGCCCCTCCGCCCATTGACAGACCGTCATGACATTGCGTGGCCACTTGGCGATAAAGTAGCAGATACGATTCCGCCGAATGTCGATACAGCAAAGATCAGGGAGGCGGTCGACTTTCTTTTTGCTGAGCAGAATACGAAACGGCTGAAGAAGACGAGGGCCGTGCTGGTAGTATATAAAGGGCAGATCATTGCGGAGAGATATGCACCTGGATTTACCAGCAGCTCCAGGTTGCTGGGCTGGAGCATGGCGAAAAGTGTGACCAGTGCTGTAATTGGACTACTGGTAAAGAAAGGGTTGGTTAACCCCGACACCTGCGTTGCTATCAATGAGTGGAATAATGAAAAAGATACCCGCCATGCAATTACCGTGAAGAACCTTTTACAACAATGCAGCGGCCTTTCTTTTGAAGAAAGCTATTCGAAGAGCGCAGACGCTACAATTATGCTGTACCAGAAAGCAGATATGGGGGCTTATGCAGCTCATTTACCGCTGGCAACAACCCCGGGTACAAAGTTCAGCTATACAAGCGGCAATGCAAATATCCTTTCGGATCTCATACGAAAGGTGGTGGGAATACATGATTATCATGCGCTGCCATACAGGGAATTGTTTTATAAGCTGGGAATGTACAATACTGTGTGGGAAACAGATGCATCAGGTACTTATGTAGGCTCCTCTTATATATATGCATCAGCCCGTGACTGGGCCAGGTTTGGATTGCTGTACCTGAATAAAGGATATTTTAATGATGAACAAATATTGCCGGCCAGTTGGATAGCGCAATCTGTAACTCCTGCTGCGGCACAGAACTTTGACCGCTATGGCTACCTGTTCTGGCTGAACACGGGAAAGAAGAAAGGAGCGGCCAACCGCGCATACCCGCATGCGCCTGATGATATGTACTATGCAAATGGGTTCCAGGGACAAAATGTATTTATTATCCCTTCGAAAGATCTTGTCATAGTGCGCATGGGATTAACGGTGGCAGGTGGCTATCGTGCAGACCAGTCACTAAATATGATCCTTCAGGCAATTCATTAA
- a CDS encoding thioesterase II family protein, whose translation MKVIVFPFAGGGKYSFAYLKEMLPEFIKFTVLEYPGRGMRIDDPLLYTLEEIVKDAFEQVKKRIRNEDYVIYGHSMGGLVGFLVCREIEAAGFRKPLKLVVTGCNPPTVRRQRRIAHLPAAQFWEEVMALGGIPQELKDELMLMEFFEPVLRADFKSIEEFRYENKAPISIPIDVFYGSDEGINEKEVNEWKHLSYDEVCVEEVAGDHFFIYRHQTYFSRYFVGLLM comes from the coding sequence ATGAAAGTGATCGTCTTCCCATTTGCAGGAGGAGGGAAATACTCCTTCGCATATTTAAAGGAAATGCTTCCCGAATTTATAAAATTTACTGTACTGGAATATCCTGGAAGAGGCATGAGGATCGACGATCCTCTGTTGTATACCCTGGAAGAAATAGTAAAAGATGCATTTGAACAGGTGAAGAAACGTATACGAAATGAAGACTACGTTATTTATGGCCATAGTATGGGAGGCCTGGTGGGATTTCTCGTATGCCGGGAAATTGAGGCAGCAGGATTCAGAAAACCCCTGAAGCTGGTGGTTACCGGCTGTAACCCGCCTACTGTAAGGCGTCAGCGCAGAATAGCCCATCTCCCTGCGGCGCAGTTCTGGGAAGAAGTAATGGCTCTCGGTGGTATTCCGCAGGAATTAAAAGATGAGCTGATGCTGATGGAGTTTTTTGAACCTGTGCTGAGGGCAGATTTTAAAAGTATAGAAGAGTTCAGGTATGAAAATAAAGCGCCTATTTCCATACCTATAGATGTATTCTATGGAAGTGATGAAGGTATCAATGAAAAGGAAGTCAACGAATGGAAGCATCTGTCTTATGATGAAGTGTGCGTTGAAGAAGTAGCGGGCGATCACTTTTTCATCTACAGGCATCAAACCTATTTCAGCAGGTACTTTGTTGGTTTGTTAATGTAA